One stretch of Caminicella sporogenes DSM 14501 DNA includes these proteins:
- a CDS encoding DNA-3-methyladenine glycosylase, which translates to MKKLDRSFYEGNTLEVAKKLLGKILVHRYENKEVMGRIVEVEAYIGAIDKACHCYNNRRTERTKIMFGPPGYAYVYFIYGMYNCMNVVTGKEGEGAAVLIRALEPLKGLDEMVKNRYGKNINEIDKRKLKNLTNGPGKLCQALNITRKNYGDDLTKDRLFILDDGYKSFDIKSSKRINIDYAEEAKDFEWRFFIDKNPYISK; encoded by the coding sequence GTGAAAAAATTAGATAGAAGCTTTTATGAAGGGAATACTCTTGAAGTTGCTAAAAAGCTTTTAGGAAAAATTTTAGTTCATAGATATGAAAATAAAGAAGTTATGGGAAGAATAGTAGAAGTAGAAGCTTATATTGGAGCTATAGATAAGGCTTGTCATTGCTATAATAATCGCCGTACAGAAAGAACTAAAATCATGTTTGGACCACCCGGATATGCTTACGTGTATTTCATATATGGAATGTACAATTGTATGAATGTGGTAACTGGAAAAGAAGGAGAAGGTGCTGCTGTTTTAATTAGAGCATTAGAACCTTTAAAAGGATTAGATGAAATGGTAAAAAATCGCTATGGAAAAAATATTAATGAAATTGATAAAAGGAAACTTAAAAATTTAACGAATGGTCCCGGCAAACTCTGCCAAGCACTTAATATAACAAGAAAAAATTATGGAGATGATTTAACTAAAGATAGATTATTTATATTAGATGACGGGTATAAATCTTTTGACATAAAAAGTTCAAAGAGAATAAATATTGATTATGCAGAAGAAGCTAAAGATTTTGAATGGAGATTTTTTATAGATAAAAATCCATATATATCTAAGTAA
- the mgsA gene encoding methylglyoxal synthase: MYIALIAHDKKKKQMVDFVLKYKDILKNHELCATGTTGKLVAEATGLEVKRFLSGPLGGDQQIGSEVACDNIDLVIFLRDPLTAQPHEPDVLALLRICDVHSVPLATNITSAEYLLTAMDRKESINWREIKSKY, from the coding sequence TTGTATATTGCACTCATAGCACATGATAAAAAGAAAAAACAAATGGTTGATTTTGTATTAAAATATAAAGATATTCTCAAAAATCATGAACTTTGTGCTACGGGAACTACTGGAAAATTAGTTGCTGAAGCAACTGGATTAGAAGTAAAGAGATTTCTTTCAGGCCCTCTAGGTGGAGACCAGCAAATAGGTTCTGAAGTAGCATGTGATAATATAGATTTAGTAATATTTTTAAGAGACCCTCTTACTGCTCAGCCACATGAACCTGACGTTTTAGCACTTCTCAGAATTTGCGATGTTCACAGTGTCCCTCTTGCAACAAATATTACTTCTGCAGAATATCTTCTGACTGCTATGGACAGAAAAGAAAGCATAAATTGGCGTGAAATCAAATCTAAATATTAA
- a CDS encoding lysophospholipid acyltransferase family protein gives MSILLNALAKTANIIPKNIRKNLTSKVIDYSLKKYAEIEVVNLDIVEKRKSIPTIYIGNHLSNIDGVVLNKFLKNNNIAFMAGVKLSKNPLTNLVLETVNTILITPNSADKKAIKSAVNHLKNGGSIFIFPEGTRSRTGSLIKAKKGFILLAKMANVEIVPVALEGTEKLLPINDANMGKEKFNYGKVKITFGKPFYLPKKTKENKDYWTDFATEYSMKKIAELLSPKYQGVYRI, from the coding sequence ATGAGTATATTGCTAAATGCTTTAGCTAAGACAGCAAATATTATTCCGAAAAATATAAGAAAAAATCTGACTAGTAAAGTAATAGATTATTCGCTAAAAAAATATGCAGAAATAGAAGTGGTTAATTTAGATATAGTAGAGAAAAGAAAAAGTATACCTACTATTTATATTGGAAATCATCTTAGTAATATTGATGGGGTAGTTTTAAATAAATTTTTAAAGAATAACAATATAGCTTTTATGGCAGGAGTTAAATTAAGCAAAAATCCTCTTACTAATCTAGTTTTGGAAACGGTAAATACAATATTGATTACTCCAAATTCAGCTGATAAAAAAGCTATTAAAAGTGCTGTAAATCATTTAAAAAATGGAGGGTCAATATTTATATTTCCTGAAGGAACAAGAAGTAGAACGGGTTCTCTAATAAAAGCAAAAAAGGGATTTATTTTATTAGCAAAAATGGCAAATGTAGAAATAGTTCCTGTTGCTCTGGAAGGAACTGAAAAACTTTTACCTATAAATGATGCAAATATGGGAAAGGAAAAATTCAACTATGGAAAAGTAAAAATTACATTTGGAAAACCGTTTTACCTTCCTAAAAAGACTAAAGAAAATAAAGATTATTGGACAGATTTTGCTACTGAATACTCTATGAAAAAAATAGCAGAGCTGTTATCTCCTAAATATCAAGGAGTATATAGAATTTAA